The following nucleotide sequence is from uncultured Flavobacterium sp..
ATCACAATATGGCACACGTTGCCAGTTCTGCGACAGTAGTTTTAATTGGATATATCGCTAGCCAGACAAAAAATATCCGTGTAGGTTCTGGCGGAATCATGTTGCCGAATCATTCTCCTTTAATAGTAGCAGAACAATTCGGAACATTAGAAATACTTTACCCAAACCGGATCGACTTAGGATTAGGAAGAGCTCCGGGAACAGATCAGCCAACTGCCGAGGCAATCCGAAAAGACTTTTTTGAGCAGGCACAACGATTTCCGCAAAACGTAACTAAGCTTCAGGATTATTTCTCGATAGAAAATGCTACAGCAAAAGTTCGTGCATTTCCGGCCGAAGGCACAAATATTCCAATTTGGATTTTAGGTTCAAGTATGGAAAGTGCTGCTCTTGCCGCTGCTTATGGTTTGCCTTACGCATTTGCCGGACATTTTGCGCCACGCCAAATGATTCAGGCGTTTGAGTTTTATCGCGAGAATTTCCAAGCTTCCGCAGTTTTAGATAAACCCAAAACAATGGCGTGCGTTAATATCGTTGCCGCAGACACAAATGAAGAAGCCGAATTTCTATCGACCAGTTTATATCAAATGTTTCTCAACTTGATCCGTAACGATCGTAAAGGATTGCAACCGCCTGTTCCGTCTTTGGATGAAATCATGAGCGAAGAAGAACGTTTTCATGTCGATCAAATGACAGCATGCACTTTTACAGGAAACAAAGAACAGTTAAAAGTAGATCTTAAAAAGTTTATTGATTACACAAGAATCGATGAGTTAATGGTAACCAGCCCAATCTTTGATCATCAAGCCAAACTAAAAAGTATACAGATCACCAAAGAAGTAATCGACAGTTTAAATTAAGTACACATATATATAAGTAGAAATTCACACTATTATATAAGGAAGAGTTTCCTCCCACAACCCGACAGGTTTTCAAAACCTGTCGGGTTTATTTTTGACACCTATTATATAAGAGCAAAATCGCACTATAATATATAAGAACAGTTTTTGTCCGGCTGAGCGAAGTCGAAGCTTTTTAGTTTGGAATTTGAACTCGAGCGCCAGCGAACAGGCGAAGCAATTTTAAGAAATTGCAATTTACGTAAGTATAAGGAGCTTAATCCCGTTATGTGCTCCAATCTTTTGCTTTTTAAAGAAAAAAGCAAAAGGATTTCCGCTACTATCGGGGCTAGGGCAGTAGTTTTCAAAAGAAGATCAGCTATAAAAGAGAAGAAAACGCCTAAAAAATAAAACTTCTGCGTCTTTGCACCTTTGAGAGATTAAGAAAAACAGAGTGAAATAGGGAAAAAAGCAAACTTTGTGCCTTAGTGCCTTAGTGGCAAACCAGACAGAGACAGGCAAATTCACTCCAAAGACCACAAAGGAGTATAAAGCTTTAAAAAACTTCCGTGTGTAAAAAACGCAAAACCAGTGAGTTATATAAAAGATTAAAAATAATTCAGAAAAGTCATTGTTTAACCGAATGAAGTGCCTACTTTTGCACCCGCAACAACGGCGACGTTCACTGATAGACTGACAGGAATTGATAATCGAAGAAGAGAATTTATTTTCAAAAAAAGATTAGAAAAAGCTTGTGAGATTTTAAATTGAATGTTACATTTGCACCCCGCAAAAAGCGGAAGCTCATTGAAAGATTGGTAGGTTTTAGGAAGAAAAAAAGAAAGTAAAATTTCTTTTAAAAAACTTCAAAAAAAACATTTGCCAATTAGAAAAAAGTTTTCTACTTTTGCACCCGCCTTGAGAAACAGGCGAGATTGAAAAAGAAACACGTTCGTAGACATATTGAATTGACAGCCGTTTTAACAGAGATGTTAAAACAAAAGAATAAGAGTAATAGAATTGAGAGATTCGAAAAGAACCGATAGATAAAACATCGCAATATAATATAAAAAATATACGATGAAGAGTTTGATCCTGGCTCAGGATGAACGCTAGCGGCAGGCTTAACACATGCAAGTCGAGGGGTATGCTTCTTCGGGAGCAGAGACCGGCGCACGGGTGCGTAACGCGTATGCAATCTACCTTTTACAGAGGGATAGCCCAGAGAAATTTGGATTAATACCTCATAGCATAGCAACTTCGCATGAAGTCACTATTAAAGTCACAACGGTAAAAGATGAGCATGCGTCCCATTAGCTAGTTGGTAAGGTAACGGCTTACCAAGGCTACGATGGGTAGGGGTCCTGAGAGGGAGATCCCCCACACTGGTACTGAGACACGGACCAGACTCCTACGGGAGGCAGCAGTGAGGAATATTGGACAATGGGCGCAAGCCTGATCCAGCCATGCCGCGTGCAGGATGACGGTCCTATGGATTGTAAACTGCTTTTATACGAGAAGAAACACTCCGACGTGTCGGAGCTTGACGGTATCGTAAGAATAAGGATCGGCTAACTCCGTGCCAGCAGCCGCGGTAATACGGAGGATCCAAGCGTTATCCGGAATCATTGGGTTTAAAGGGTCCGTAGGCGGTTTAATAAGTCAGTGGTGAAAGCCCATCGCTCAACGGTGGAACGGCCATTGATACTGTTAAACTTGAATTATTAGGAAGTAACTAGAATATGTAGTGTAGCGGTGAAATGCTTAGAGATTACATGGAATACCAATTGCGAAGGCAGGTTACTACTAATGGATTGACGCTGATGGACGAAAGCGTGGGTAGCGAACAGGATTAGATACCCTGGTAGTCCACGCCGTAAACGATGGATACTAGCTGTTGGGAGCAATTTCAGTGGCTAAGCGAAAGTGATAAGTATCCCACCTGGGGAGTACGTTCGCAAGAATGAAACTCAAAGGAATTGACGGGGGCCCGCACAAGCGGTGGAGCATGTGGTTTAATTCGATGATACGCGAGGAACCTTACCAAGGCTTAAATGTAGATTGACCGGTTTGGAAACAGATCTTTCGCAAGACAATTTACAAGGTGCTGCATGGTTGTCGTCAGCTCGTGCCGTGAGGTGTCAGGTTAAGTCCTATAACGAGCGCAACCCCTGTTGTTAGTTGCCAGCGAGTCATGTCGGGAACTCTAACAAGACTGCCAGTGCAAACTGTGAGGAAGGTGGGGATGACGTCAAATCATCACGGCCCTTACGCCTTGGGCTACACACGTGCTACAATGGCCGGTACAGAGAGCAGCCACTGGGCGACCAGGAGCGAATCTATAAAACCGGTCACAGTTCGGATCGGAGTCTGCAACTCGACTCCGTGAAGCTGGAATCGCTAGTAATCGGAT
It contains:
- a CDS encoding LLM class flavin-dependent oxidoreductase, whose amino-acid sequence is MKDPISISILELAIITQDSNATETFQKTKDIAQLADQLGYKRFWLAEHHNMAHVASSATVVLIGYIASQTKNIRVGSGGIMLPNHSPLIVAEQFGTLEILYPNRIDLGLGRAPGTDQPTAEAIRKDFFEQAQRFPQNVTKLQDYFSIENATAKVRAFPAEGTNIPIWILGSSMESAALAAAYGLPYAFAGHFAPRQMIQAFEFYRENFQASAVLDKPKTMACVNIVAADTNEEAEFLSTSLYQMFLNLIRNDRKGLQPPVPSLDEIMSEEERFHVDQMTACTFTGNKEQLKVDLKKFIDYTRIDELMVTSPIFDHQAKLKSIQITKEVIDSLN